In one window of Posidoniimonas corsicana DNA:
- a CDS encoding beta strand repeat-containing protein, producing MKALPRASFVLPLALLIACPANHGAAATRTWIGGNNDWNSSGLNWTGLDEPDDNDDAVFNTNNHVEMAQDNEVLSLDLSGSIELDTETFYLDVNGDITLSGAGTVLRAGESNVASLPATSVSAYNLTINANATYANANFTSIIHPTAIGLLSIEAGGVLAGHGLIRNGDGVASAAIVFSNDGLIRPGSVVDGIVLAGGSPTPRTLTLAAIDSDARIDLDGNGGNGGNGAIDITRNQTLDIDLDIIDPFDGVINLGHNATLDIEDAWAFSGTMTVGNGFVPGNLPFIAAIPADVAYLRGGAITMSSGLSPTTIEVADPDGTLQFDAPFTATGGTIANNGRVIFNQDATVGAGVDFQMLGVDAGLTVGPGATVVINDANMDFDGGGASTNEIIVEADGRLELNLESFEGNDRADGFLTLNSGDLDLTVADGSWTMERRLTLNNSTGESPRVLGSAMVVGDDAIVSQSNDADVRVEGTGTSQINVPVTWNSDAELDVAAGATLAVLGFSTFNSVNGAENAQFNGPGDVYFSGGQVNESTTLNFSGGVVSLDGGGAEGVILLGAPDFTIDAPLVINAAELADYGRSVNFPTPQTSELTINANLGGRLDVNLDDPNASWTVNSSGVVHVNGDAGFFDPVITGSDLNMNGQMNVDGLSRLEARVTIGATGVISFNDAAASIRLSGGDAMNPNRIEGGQVNGLGVLASGSTAALYGFGTIDADIDFNGPNSELRADDGTLTLGGAITDIGEIGTADDDGVLDVTNPWTLGVDSVAELRGGELTGATITNDGLIVGRGLVSARIVNNTVTGVSGGGTLVVDTPANNNNWDGALDTGTLRALGGGRLELHDNADFGYEGQVVANGGTVATVGFAFNLAPASTLTLADGGVLESLHATDIGGAVTVNGAAPSTLAIDGAVIQSTSVVNLNADLRLEGDTRVEPGAAFAGGGALINAAGQTLTLLDGADVDVLVQNEGRVALGASPGQTSGTDFEQTAAGMLEIELQGTGLNQYDRMALTGLAQLDGELELSLIGGFNPVLNDAFTILTATSVAGAFASEDFSLAPLGAGLAWDVVYNPTNVQVVVVEAALLPGDYNEDGVVDAADYTVWRDNVGAPAGTLANDPVGGVIGDAQYNAWRTNYGAVAAIPAAAAAVPEPTAVVTASVLALMGIALRRKDKRSAGN from the coding sequence ATGAAGGCTTTGCCGCGCGCATCGTTCGTTCTGCCTCTCGCCCTCCTGATTGCCTGCCCGGCTAACCACGGCGCCGCCGCGACCCGCACCTGGATCGGCGGCAACAACGACTGGAACTCGTCGGGCCTGAACTGGACCGGCCTGGACGAGCCCGACGACAACGACGACGCGGTGTTCAACACCAACAACCACGTCGAGATGGCGCAGGACAACGAGGTGCTGTCGCTCGACCTCTCCGGGAGCATCGAGCTGGACACGGAGACCTTCTACCTCGACGTCAACGGCGACATCACGCTCTCCGGCGCGGGGACCGTGCTGCGGGCGGGCGAGAGCAACGTGGCCAGCCTGCCGGCCACGTCGGTTTCGGCGTACAACCTGACCATCAACGCCAACGCCACGTACGCGAACGCAAACTTCACGTCGATCATCCACCCCACGGCGATTGGCCTGCTGAGCATTGAAGCGGGGGGCGTGCTCGCCGGGCACGGGCTGATCCGCAACGGCGACGGCGTCGCCTCGGCGGCCATCGTGTTCAGCAACGACGGCCTGATCCGGCCTGGATCGGTTGTCGACGGAATAGTGCTTGCCGGCGGGTCGCCGACGCCGCGCACGCTCACGCTCGCGGCCATCGACAGCGACGCCCGTATCGACCTGGACGGCAACGGCGGGAACGGCGGGAACGGCGCGATCGACATCACCCGCAACCAGACGCTCGACATCGACTTGGACATCATCGACCCGTTTGACGGCGTCATCAACCTGGGGCACAACGCGACTCTCGACATCGAGGACGCCTGGGCCTTCTCCGGCACGATGACGGTGGGCAACGGGTTCGTGCCCGGCAACCTGCCGTTCATCGCGGCGATCCCGGCCGATGTCGCGTACCTGCGGGGCGGGGCGATCACGATGAGCAGCGGGCTGTCGCCGACGACGATCGAGGTCGCCGACCCGGACGGCACGCTCCAGTTCGACGCGCCCTTCACCGCCACCGGCGGCACGATCGCGAACAACGGGCGGGTCATCTTCAACCAGGACGCGACGGTCGGCGCCGGCGTCGACTTTCAGATGCTCGGCGTCGACGCCGGGCTGACGGTCGGGCCCGGGGCGACGGTGGTGATCAACGACGCCAACATGGACTTCGATGGCGGCGGCGCCAGCACCAACGAGATCATTGTCGAAGCGGACGGCAGGCTGGAGCTGAACCTCGAATCGTTCGAGGGGAACGACCGGGCCGACGGGTTCCTGACCCTCAACAGCGGCGACCTGGACCTCACCGTGGCCGACGGGTCGTGGACGATGGAGCGGCGGCTGACGCTCAACAACTCCACCGGCGAGAGCCCCCGCGTGCTGGGCAGCGCGATGGTCGTCGGCGACGACGCCATCGTCTCGCAGTCAAACGACGCGGACGTGCGCGTCGAGGGGACCGGCACGTCACAGATCAACGTGCCGGTCACCTGGAACTCCGACGCCGAGCTGGACGTCGCCGCCGGGGCCACGCTCGCCGTGCTCGGGTTCTCCACGTTCAACTCCGTCAACGGCGCCGAGAACGCGCAGTTCAACGGGCCGGGCGACGTGTACTTCTCAGGCGGCCAGGTCAACGAGTCCACCACGCTCAACTTCAGCGGCGGCGTCGTGAGCCTCGACGGCGGCGGCGCCGAAGGGGTCATCCTGCTCGGGGCGCCCGACTTTACGATCGACGCCCCGCTGGTGATCAACGCGGCGGAGCTGGCCGACTACGGCCGCTCCGTGAACTTCCCCACGCCCCAGACCAGCGAGCTGACCATCAACGCCAACCTTGGCGGCCGGCTCGACGTGAACCTCGACGACCCGAACGCCTCGTGGACCGTGAACAGCAGCGGTGTGGTGCACGTCAACGGCGACGCCGGTTTCTTTGACCCGGTGATCACCGGCAGCGACCTCAACATGAACGGCCAGATGAACGTCGACGGCCTCAGCCGACTCGAGGCCCGTGTGACGATCGGCGCGACCGGCGTTATCAGCTTCAACGACGCGGCGGCGAGCATCCGCCTCTCGGGCGGCGACGCCATGAACCCCAACCGGATCGAGGGGGGCCAAGTCAACGGGCTGGGCGTGCTGGCTTCCGGTTCCACCGCGGCCCTGTACGGGTTCGGCACGATCGACGCCGACATCGACTTCAACGGGCCGAACTCGGAGCTGCGCGCCGACGACGGCACGCTCACCCTCGGCGGCGCGATCACGGACATCGGCGAGATCGGCACGGCCGACGACGACGGCGTCCTCGACGTGACCAACCCCTGGACGCTCGGCGTCGACTCGGTCGCCGAGCTGCGGGGCGGAGAGCTGACCGGCGCCACGATCACCAACGACGGGCTGATCGTTGGCCGCGGACTCGTCTCTGCCCGCATCGTCAACAACACGGTCACCGGCGTCAGCGGCGGCGGCACGCTGGTCGTTGATACGCCCGCCAACAACAACAACTGGGACGGCGCCCTCGACACCGGCACGCTCCGGGCGCTCGGCGGCGGGCGGCTCGAGTTGCACGACAACGCCGACTTCGGCTACGAGGGCCAGGTGGTCGCCAACGGCGGGACGGTGGCGACCGTCGGCTTCGCGTTCAACCTCGCGCCCGCCTCGACCCTGACCCTGGCCGACGGCGGCGTGCTGGAGTCGCTTCACGCGACCGACATTGGGGGCGCCGTGACGGTCAACGGCGCCGCGCCCTCGACCCTCGCCATCGATGGCGCGGTGATCCAGTCGACCAGCGTGGTGAACCTCAACGCCGACCTGAGGCTTGAGGGCGACACGCGGGTCGAGCCCGGCGCCGCGTTCGCCGGCGGCGGAGCGCTGATCAACGCTGCCGGCCAGACGCTTACCCTGCTTGACGGCGCCGACGTCGACGTGCTCGTGCAGAACGAGGGCCGGGTGGCGTTGGGCGCCTCGCCGGGCCAGACCTCGGGCACGGACTTCGAGCAGACCGCTGCCGGGATGCTGGAGATCGAGCTGCAGGGGACCGGGCTTAACCAGTACGACCGCATGGCGCTAACCGGCCTGGCGCAGCTCGACGGCGAGCTCGAGCTTTCGCTGATCGGTGGCTTCAACCCCGTGCTGAACGACGCGTTCACCATCCTCACCGCGACCAGCGTCGCGGGCGCCTTCGCCAGTGAGGACTTCTCGCTCGCGCCGCTGGGCGCCGGGTTGGCGTGG
- a CDS encoding phosphatidate cytidylyltransferase — protein MDPYNWALAATVVTLLAIATLIGRVLQRQPNLGLNPAAVEAFNGRLRAWWIICCLLPVAFLSRPLTVFVFFGLSFWALREFITLTPTRLSDHRALFWVFFLFAPLQYVLVAYDNYKLYSVFIPVYAFLFIPLRVAIAGDPRRFLERVAKIQSGLLICVYCLSFAPALLYLKSKEGALDPLDQGDTARLLFFFVTMVILSEAVQFAWSRLYGKNIIAPEINSSRTWEGFLGGAATTGLLGMLLGAFAPYHQLWHAGITSMLISVMGFAGAMTMSAIKRDRGVRDYGTLIEGHGGVLDRIDSLCFAAPVFYHFSRRLLDAI, from the coding sequence ATGGATCCCTACAACTGGGCCCTCGCCGCGACCGTGGTCACGCTGCTGGCCATCGCCACGCTGATCGGCCGCGTGCTGCAGCGGCAGCCGAACCTGGGCCTCAACCCCGCCGCGGTCGAGGCGTTCAACGGGCGGCTGCGCGCGTGGTGGATTATCTGCTGCCTGCTGCCGGTGGCGTTCCTCAGCCGGCCGCTGACCGTGTTTGTGTTCTTCGGGCTCAGCTTCTGGGCGCTCCGCGAATTCATCACGCTCACGCCGACCCGCCTCTCGGACCACCGCGCGCTGTTCTGGGTGTTCTTCCTGTTCGCGCCGCTGCAGTACGTGCTGGTCGCCTACGACAACTACAAGCTGTACAGCGTGTTCATCCCCGTGTACGCGTTCCTGTTCATCCCGCTGCGGGTGGCGATCGCCGGCGACCCGCGGCGGTTTTTGGAGCGGGTGGCGAAGATCCAGTCCGGCCTGTTGATCTGCGTGTACTGCCTGAGCTTCGCGCCGGCGCTCTTGTACCTGAAGTCGAAGGAGGGCGCGCTCGACCCGCTCGACCAGGGCGACACCGCCCGGCTGCTGTTCTTCTTCGTGACCATGGTGATCCTCTCCGAGGCGGTGCAGTTCGCGTGGAGCCGGCTGTACGGCAAGAACATCATCGCCCCGGAGATCAACAGCAGCCGCACCTGGGAGGGCTTCCTGGGCGGCGCCGCCACGACCGGCCTGCTGGGCATGCTGCTGGGCGCGTTCGCCCCCTACCACCAGCTCTGGCACGCCGGCATCACGTCGATGCTGATCTCGGTGATGGGCTTCGCCGGCGCGATGACCATGAGCGCCATCAAACGCGACCGCGGCGTCCGCGACTACGGCACCCTGATCGAAGGCCACGGCGGCGTGCTCGACCGCATCGACTCGCTCTGCTTCGCCGCGCCCGTGTTCTACCACTTCAGCCGCCGGCTGCTGGACGCGATCTAG
- a CDS encoding lysophospholipid acyltransferase family protein has protein sequence MITETALTLLARFLSGVSVRWVDCQPDTCQRVYFANHTSHIDVILVWSALPHKVRRLTRPVAAKDYWSKGWIRPRLAKVYNAMLIDRKAIKVHQSPVQLMLDQMGHEFSVILFPEGGRQSGERVGEFKSGLYYLAKKRPDLELVPVYLNNMNRVLPRDEYLPVPLLSSCTFGPPMWLEDGEGKNDFLARARDAVMKLSRFDVDEE, from the coding sequence ATGATCACCGAGACTGCGCTCACTTTGCTGGCACGCTTCCTCAGCGGCGTGAGCGTGCGCTGGGTCGACTGCCAGCCCGACACCTGCCAGCGGGTCTACTTCGCCAACCACACCAGCCACATCGACGTGATCCTGGTCTGGTCCGCCCTGCCCCACAAGGTCCGCCGCCTGACCCGCCCGGTCGCCGCCAAGGACTACTGGAGCAAGGGCTGGATCCGCCCCCGGCTGGCGAAGGTCTACAACGCGATGCTGATCGACCGCAAGGCGATCAAGGTGCACCAAAGCCCGGTGCAGCTGATGCTCGACCAGATGGGGCACGAGTTCTCTGTGATCCTGTTCCCCGAGGGCGGGCGGCAGTCGGGCGAGCGGGTCGGCGAGTTCAAGAGCGGGCTGTATTACCTCGCCAAGAAACGCCCCGACCTGGAGCTGGTGCCGGTCTACCTGAACAACATGAACCGCGTGCTGCCGCGCGACGAGTACCTGCCCGTGCCGCTGCTCTCCAGCTGCACCTTCGGCCCGCCGATGTGGCTGGAGGACGGCGAGGGCAAGAACGACTTCCTCGCCCGCGCCCGTGACGCCGTGATGAAGCTGAGCCGCTTTGATGTCGACGAAGAATAA
- a CDS encoding glycosyltransferase, protein MIENDRPLRVMFLQTSMPVGGAEVLLVNLVRGLDRRRFAPEIVCLKEPGPLGEEIARELPVHSGLLKSKYDAAVLFRLSDLMRSRQADAVVTVGAGDKMFWGRLAARLAGVPVVASALHSTGWPDGVGRLNRMLTPLTDAFIACAKPHGVHLVEGERFPAEKVHVIPNGVDTDRFAPVPDPVAARAAVGVGPTAPVVGILAALRPEKNHEMFLEAARRVRGEISDARFLIIGDGPRRGELESLRARLDLNDAVTFLGSRADIPEVLGAIDVLALTSHNEANPVSILEAMSCGKPVVATDVGSVGETVIPGQTGALCPAGDAAAFAAAVLELLDNPLHAKQLGAAGRELVVSDWSLQAMVSGYEGLLEDLVQQKTGREPVRVAAPEPVLELQNSHS, encoded by the coding sequence ATGATTGAGAACGACCGTCCACTCCGCGTGATGTTTCTGCAAACCAGCATGCCGGTCGGCGGCGCCGAGGTGCTGCTGGTCAACCTTGTCCGCGGCCTCGACCGGCGGCGGTTTGCACCGGAGATCGTCTGCCTCAAGGAACCCGGCCCGCTGGGCGAAGAGATCGCCCGCGAGCTGCCGGTGCACTCTGGGCTGCTGAAGTCCAAGTACGACGCCGCCGTGCTCTTCCGGCTGTCTGACCTGATGCGGTCCCGCCAGGCGGATGCGGTGGTGACCGTGGGCGCCGGCGACAAGATGTTCTGGGGCCGGCTGGCCGCCCGGCTGGCCGGCGTGCCGGTGGTGGCCAGCGCGCTGCACAGCACCGGCTGGCCCGACGGCGTCGGCCGGCTGAACCGGATGCTCACCCCGCTGACCGACGCGTTCATCGCCTGCGCCAAGCCCCACGGCGTGCACCTGGTTGAGGGCGAGCGCTTCCCCGCCGAGAAGGTCCACGTCATCCCCAACGGCGTCGATACCGACCGCTTCGCCCCCGTGCCCGACCCGGTCGCCGCCAGGGCGGCCGTCGGCGTTGGGCCGACGGCGCCGGTGGTCGGCATCCTGGCCGCGCTGCGGCCGGAGAAGAACCACGAGATGTTCCTCGAGGCCGCCCGCCGGGTGCGCGGCGAGATCTCCGACGCCCGCTTCCTGATCATCGGCGACGGCCCCCGCCGCGGCGAGCTGGAGTCGCTCCGCGCGCGGCTCGACCTGAACGACGCGGTTACATTCCTCGGTTCGCGGGCCGACATCCCGGAGGTGCTCGGCGCGATCGACGTGCTCGCCCTGACCTCGCACAACGAGGCCAACCCGGTGTCGATCCTCGAGGCGATGAGCTGCGGCAAGCCCGTCGTGGCGACCGACGTCGGCTCCGTCGGCGAGACCGTCATCCCCGGCCAAACCGGCGCCCTCTGCCCCGCCGGCGACGCCGCCGCGTTCGCCGCGGCCGTGCTGGAACTGCTGGACAACCCGCTGCACGCCAAGCAGCTCGGCGCCGCTGGGCGCGAGCTGGTCGTGTCGGACTGGTCGCTGCAGGCGATGGTCAGCGGGTACGAGGGGCTGCTGGAAGATCTGGTGCAGCAGAAAACGGGCCGCGAGCCGGTCCGGGTAGCCGCCCCAGAGCCCGTTCTCGAGCTGCAAAACAGCCACTCGTAG
- a CDS encoding lipopolysaccharide biosynthesis protein, with protein sequence MSTSTDKPKRGPLRPDTLSSSILILLTVAVVQRSVGFGRGILFCRWLDAESLGHWEMAYGFLLLAAPLAVLGLPGSFGRYLTRYREDGMLWMFLRRTAAWTFGLAAVAVATLLAFRGQFAGLVFGEPNQTLMMTAVAACLAVVILMHFLEAVFAGLRLFRVVSVMYFCQSMLFAAGALSLIRFWRADALSVIVAYGAGCLATSLGVLAWSAFRAEAAPDAAPGLSHRQFWPPLMRFAVWVWVTNLLSNLFAVIDRYMIVHCGAFTADEALAQVGNYHASALVPMLLVSIANLLVGAMTPHLSHDWEAGRRGAVSDQLNLTLKLAPLVMLAAGAVVLACNPLLFGWVLEGRYAYGRAVAPWTLATCVWFGMLLVSQTYVWCAEKSRRAAWPLATGLLANIGLNLVLLPRMGLLGAVVATAVATLIAFAIQLWVNHRVGMRVSPGLFICGLSPLALAGGLTTTLPLLLAAGVGVLFTDLLVDAQEKRLLTSVARGYLARAPFNRLHRNPSVAS encoded by the coding sequence ATTAGCACATCCACGGACAAACCGAAACGCGGCCCGCTGCGGCCGGACACGCTCTCCTCCAGCATCCTGATCCTGCTGACCGTCGCGGTGGTGCAGCGGTCGGTCGGCTTTGGACGCGGAATCTTGTTCTGCCGCTGGCTCGACGCCGAGTCGCTGGGGCACTGGGAGATGGCCTACGGGTTCCTGCTGCTCGCCGCGCCGCTGGCCGTGCTGGGGCTGCCGGGGTCGTTCGGGCGGTACCTGACGCGGTACCGTGAGGACGGCATGCTGTGGATGTTCCTCCGCCGCACCGCTGCTTGGACGTTCGGACTCGCGGCGGTCGCCGTGGCGACGCTGCTGGCGTTCCGCGGGCAGTTCGCCGGGCTGGTGTTCGGCGAGCCCAACCAGACGCTGATGATGACGGCCGTCGCGGCATGCCTGGCCGTGGTGATCCTGATGCACTTCCTGGAGGCAGTGTTCGCCGGCCTGCGGTTGTTCCGCGTGGTCTCGGTGATGTACTTCTGCCAGAGCATGCTGTTCGCGGCGGGCGCGTTGTCGCTGATCCGTTTCTGGCGGGCGGACGCGCTGAGCGTGATCGTGGCCTACGGGGCGGGGTGCCTGGCGACCTCGCTCGGCGTGCTGGCCTGGTCCGCGTTCCGAGCCGAGGCGGCGCCCGACGCCGCGCCCGGCCTGTCGCATCGGCAGTTTTGGCCGCCGTTGATGCGGTTTGCGGTGTGGGTCTGGGTGACCAACCTGCTCAGCAACCTGTTCGCCGTGATTGACCGCTACATGATCGTGCACTGCGGCGCCTTCACGGCCGACGAGGCGCTTGCGCAGGTTGGCAACTACCACGCCAGCGCGCTGGTGCCGATGCTGCTGGTGTCGATCGCCAACCTGCTGGTCGGCGCCATGACGCCGCACCTCAGCCACGACTGGGAGGCCGGCCGCCGCGGCGCGGTCTCCGACCAGCTGAACCTCACGCTCAAGCTTGCCCCGCTGGTCATGCTGGCCGCCGGCGCCGTGGTGCTGGCCTGCAACCCGCTGCTGTTCGGCTGGGTGCTGGAGGGCCGCTACGCCTACGGCCGCGCCGTCGCGCCGTGGACGCTGGCCACCTGCGTCTGGTTCGGCATGCTGCTGGTGTCGCAGACGTACGTCTGGTGCGCGGAGAAGTCACGCCGCGCCGCCTGGCCGCTGGCCACCGGCCTGCTTGCCAACATCGGCCTGAACCTGGTGCTGCTGCCGCGGATGGGCCTGCTGGGCGCGGTCGTGGCGACCGCGGTCGCCACGCTCATCGCCTTCGCTATCCAGCTGTGGGTCAACCACCGCGTCGGCATGCGGGTGTCGCCCGGCCTGTTCATTTGCGGTCTTAGCCCGCTCGCGCTGGCCGGCGGGCTGACCACCACCCTCCCGCTGCTGCTGGCGGCGGGCGTTGGCGTGCTGTTCACCGACCTGCTGGTCGACGCGCAGGAGAAGCGGCTGCTGACCTCGGTGGCGCGCGGCTACCTGGCGCGGGCGCCGTTTAACCGCCTTCATCGCAACCCCTCGGTGGCGTCATGA
- a CDS encoding polysaccharide deacetylase family protein translates to MPYWKELLLGCYYMASLPARRRAAVDRAAHQLEPIRVLFYHRVADSSPNDWTMSCGDFEQQVEWVAEHYDVISLAEAQRRIAAGQNKWPSVCLTFDDGYADNCDFALPLLLRKKLPFTYFVSTDHVLNGQPFGHDVQNGVALRPNSLAEIRSLADAGVEIGAHTRSHADLGRIHDPGLLHNEIAGSKADLEDKLGRSIDYFAFPFGLHANMSPHAFRIARQAGFRGVCSAYGAYNWPGDDAFHIRRIHSDPELIRLKNWLTIDPRKLEVDDFDPGDYQAGAAPATTGAPN, encoded by the coding sequence TTGCCGTACTGGAAAGAACTGCTGCTCGGTTGCTACTACATGGCGTCGTTGCCGGCCCGCCGCCGCGCGGCCGTTGACCGGGCTGCGCACCAGCTCGAGCCGATCAGGGTCTTGTTTTACCACCGTGTCGCCGACAGCTCGCCGAACGACTGGACCATGTCGTGCGGCGACTTCGAGCAGCAGGTCGAGTGGGTCGCCGAGCACTACGACGTGATCTCGCTTGCCGAGGCCCAGCGCCGCATCGCCGCGGGTCAGAACAAGTGGCCGTCGGTCTGCCTCACGTTCGACGACGGCTACGCCGACAACTGCGACTTCGCCCTGCCGCTCCTGCTGCGGAAGAAGCTGCCGTTCACCTACTTCGTGTCGACCGACCACGTGCTCAACGGCCAGCCGTTCGGCCACGACGTCCAGAACGGCGTGGCATTGCGGCCCAACTCGCTGGCGGAGATCCGCTCGCTGGCCGACGCGGGCGTCGAGATCGGCGCCCACACCCGGAGCCACGCCGACCTGGGGCGGATCCACGACCCGGGCCTGCTGCACAACGAGATCGCGGGCTCCAAGGCGGACCTCGAGGACAAGCTCGGCCGATCGATCGACTACTTCGCGTTCCCGTTCGGCCTGCACGCCAACATGAGCCCGCACGCGTTCCGCATCGCCCGCCAGGCCGGCTTCCGCGGCGTCTGCTCCGCGTACGGCGCGTACAACTGGCCGGGGGACGACGCGTTCCACATCCGCCGGATCCACTCCGACCCGGAGCTGATCCGGCTGAAGAACTGGCTGACGATCGACCCGCGCAAGCTCGAGGTCGACGACTTCGACCCGGGCGACTACCAGGCGGGCGCCGCGCCGGCGACGACGGGGGCCCCCAATTAG
- a CDS encoding GNAT family N-acetyltransferase yields MTVRLLTSVDELQSIAPDWERLAAGMPMRGPDWLLGWLRHYEATAGEAFVPTVWDGESLVGLAPWRIENSVRAGRVVRWLGDGEVCTDHLSVLCGEADTPAVASELADWLIDESDAWDLIDLDHCDQSDAVLGALFDELKHREAAVSADQDDACWTIQLPADWEEYLARQSKSHRKQLRRAERRVLDSDECAWRPVENAADLEQAWPILVDLHQRRRISLGEPGCFASARFSAFHEELARTLLAKDRLRISWLELQGAPAAVEYHFAGPDTIYAYQGGVDPDRLDDEPGRLSTIATLKHAMEQGRATFDFLRGDEAYKAHWRAEPQPTLRRRAAAPRASARLRAQANRAADSFRGLLKSGLQGARK; encoded by the coding sequence ATGACTGTCCGCCTGCTGACTAGCGTTGATGAACTCCAATCGATCGCGCCCGACTGGGAGCGGCTCGCCGCCGGCATGCCGATGCGGGGCCCGGACTGGCTGCTTGGTTGGTTGCGGCACTACGAGGCGACCGCCGGCGAGGCGTTCGTCCCGACCGTTTGGGACGGCGAGTCACTTGTTGGGCTGGCGCCGTGGCGGATCGAGAACTCCGTCCGTGCGGGCCGCGTGGTCCGCTGGCTCGGCGACGGTGAGGTCTGCACCGACCACCTGAGCGTGCTGTGCGGCGAAGCCGATACGCCTGCGGTCGCTAGCGAACTGGCCGACTGGCTCATCGACGAGTCAGACGCTTGGGACCTGATCGACCTGGACCACTGCGACCAATCTGACGCGGTTCTCGGTGCGCTGTTTGACGAGCTCAAACACCGCGAAGCGGCCGTCAGCGCCGACCAGGACGACGCCTGCTGGACCATCCAGCTGCCCGCCGACTGGGAGGAGTACCTCGCCCGCCAGTCGAAGAGCCACCGCAAGCAGCTCCGCCGCGCGGAGCGGCGGGTGCTCGATTCCGATGAGTGCGCCTGGCGCCCCGTAGAGAACGCCGCCGACCTTGAGCAGGCGTGGCCGATCCTAGTCGACCTGCACCAGCGGCGGCGGATCAGCCTGGGCGAGCCCGGCTGCTTCGCGTCGGCCCGATTCAGCGCGTTCCACGAGGAGCTGGCCCGCACGCTGCTGGCGAAAGACCGGCTGCGTATTTCCTGGCTGGAGTTGCAGGGCGCGCCGGCCGCGGTTGAGTACCACTTCGCCGGCCCGGACACGATCTACGCCTACCAGGGCGGCGTCGACCCCGACCGCCTGGACGACGAGCCGGGCCGCCTGTCCACCATCGCCACGCTCAAGCACGCCATGGAGCAAGGCCGCGCGACCTTCGACTTCCTCCGCGGCGACGAGGCCTACAAGGCCCACTGGCGGGCCGAGCCACAGCCCACCCTCCGCCGCCGCGCCGCGGCGCCCCGCGCTTCGGCCAGGCTGCGGGCGCAGGCCAACCGGGCCGCGGACTCGTTCCGGGGCCTGCTGAAGAGCGGGCTCCAGGGCGCCCGAAAGTAA